In Exiguobacterium sibiricum 7-3, a genomic segment contains:
- a CDS encoding SIR2 family protein: protein MGFDRDILNFIDEYVKAISESSAAVFAGAGLSIPAGAVNWKELLRAPASRLGLSVDRESDLVAIAQYIYNDSNTRTPLTELINDFFNKSGQITRNHNLIVNLPIKTVWTTNYDRFIEQAFLESGKTPDVKKRVIDLSSIRSNRDAVVYKMHGDVDLAQDAILIKDDYEMYDTKNQMFSIALKGDLVSKTFLFVGFSFEDPNLEHILSKIRILVDGHTRTHYCFIKRVKEADYKETEEFQYDKIKQELKCADLKRYSIKPLLIDEYNEITEILEMISERYNRRNILISGSAYSYEDFEIKGIKAQDFIHDLSKALSKCGFKIATGFGLGVGSGVINGVLERMSEENSKNIDNYLLMRPFPQYAKEGENLEKLWHSYRENLLQECGIAIFIFGNKNDPEKGMINAEGVEKEFEIAYANNVKVIPIGVTGYASKLLFERLMVDYEEFYPEFPRLKDDFIKLNEKGIDHEEVIRTILKIVTSIRGGT, encoded by the coding sequence ATGGGTTTTGACAGAGATATTCTAAACTTTATTGATGAGTATGTTAAAGCGATATCTGAAAGCAGCGCTGCTGTATTCGCTGGAGCGGGTCTCTCAATCCCTGCAGGCGCTGTTAATTGGAAAGAACTATTAAGAGCACCTGCAAGTAGATTAGGTCTTAGCGTAGATAGGGAAAGCGATTTAGTAGCGATAGCACAATATATTTATAATGACTCTAATACAAGGACGCCTTTAACAGAATTAATTAATGACTTTTTTAATAAAAGTGGTCAAATTACCAGAAACCACAACCTTATTGTGAATTTACCAATTAAAACAGTTTGGACTACAAATTATGATAGATTCATCGAACAAGCATTTTTAGAATCTGGAAAAACACCAGATGTTAAAAAGAGAGTAATAGATTTGTCTTCAATTAGAAGTAATAGAGATGCAGTAGTTTATAAAATGCATGGAGATGTTGATTTAGCACAAGATGCGATTTTGATAAAAGATGATTATGAAATGTATGATACTAAAAACCAAATGTTTAGTATTGCTCTTAAAGGTGACTTAGTATCAAAAACGTTTTTGTTCGTAGGCTTTAGCTTCGAAGACCCCAATTTGGAGCATATTCTCAGTAAAATTAGAATCTTAGTTGATGGGCATACTAGAACGCATTATTGCTTTATTAAAAGAGTAAAAGAAGCAGATTACAAGGAGACAGAAGAATTTCAGTACGACAAAATAAAACAAGAATTAAAATGCGCAGATCTAAAGCGTTATTCAATAAAACCTTTGCTAATAGATGAATATAATGAGATTACGGAAATTCTAGAGATGATTTCTGAACGTTACAATAGACGTAATATTTTAATATCAGGTAGTGCATATTCTTATGAAGATTTTGAAATAAAAGGGATTAAAGCACAAGATTTTATTCATGATTTAAGTAAAGCTCTTAGTAAATGTGGATTTAAAATAGCAACGGGATTTGGTTTAGGAGTGGGGAGCGGTGTCATTAATGGAGTATTAGAAAGGATGTCAGAAGAAAATTCTAAAAATATTGATAATTATCTTTTGATGAGACCTTTTCCTCAATACGCTAAAGAAGGTGAAAACTTAGAAAAATTATGGCATAGTTATCGGGAAAATTTATTACAAGAATGCGGTATTGCCATTTTTATATTTGGAAATAAAAATGATCCAGAAAAAGGAATGATTAACGCGGAAGGCGTTGAAAAAGAATTTGAAATTGCTTACGCGAACAATGTTAAGGTAATACCTATTGGTGTAACGGGATATGCCAGTAAACTACTTTTTGAAAGATTGATGGTAGATTATGAAGAGTTTTATCCTGAATTTCCACGTTTAAAAGATGACTTCATTAAGTTAAATGAAAAAGGTATTGACCATGAAGAGGTAATAAGAACTATCCTAAAAATAGTGACGAGTATTAGAGGAGGGACATAA
- a CDS encoding TIR domain-containing protein: MARKTFFSFHFERDAWRAGQVRNSGLLMGDKAGFIDKAQWEEVKRNGNAAIEKWIDKQLEGTSTTVVLIGSETAGRKYINYEIEQSAKRGNGLLGIYIHNVRTQNFETDTKGKNPFDDWYRTINGRKVYFSEVYPTYDWVMHDGRSNLGKWIEEAARKAKR, translated from the coding sequence ATGGCTAGAAAAACATTTTTTAGTTTTCATTTTGAGAGAGACGCATGGAGAGCGGGACAAGTTAGAAATAGTGGTTTATTAATGGGAGATAAAGCAGGCTTCATTGATAAAGCGCAGTGGGAAGAAGTAAAAAGAAACGGGAATGCTGCTATAGAAAAATGGATTGATAAGCAATTAGAAGGAACAAGTACAACTGTAGTTTTAATAGGTAGTGAAACGGCAGGTAGAAAGTATATTAACTATGAAATTGAACAAAGTGCCAAAAGAGGTAATGGGCTATTGGGGATATATATTCATAATGTAAGAACACAAAATTTTGAAACTGATACCAAAGGAAAAAATCCATTTGATGATTGGTATCGTACAATTAATGGGCGTAAAGTATATTTTTCAGAGGTCTATCCAACTTATGATTGGGTGATGCATGATGGTAGATCCAATCTAGGTAAGTGGATAGAAGAAGCAGCAAGAAAAGCCAAAAGGTAA
- a CDS encoding GNAT family N-acetyltransferase has translation MIRRATLMDGKALSDLMRRIDRETKYMLYEPEERSMSTEQAEAFIERFGQAANSDIFVVDVDEQLVGYVLVVGGKPSRIRHRANLVIGLLDAYTGRGLGAGLLEAVDTFAVEAGLVRLELTVRKDNLRAIELYHKFGFNIEGTRIASLMIDGEYVDELAMSKIFTTEEI, from the coding sequence ATGATACGACGAGCCACCTTAATGGACGGAAAAGCCTTATCGGACTTGATGCGACGAATTGATCGGGAAACGAAATATATGTTGTATGAACCGGAAGAACGCAGCATGTCAACGGAGCAGGCGGAAGCGTTCATCGAACGATTTGGTCAGGCAGCGAACTCGGACATCTTCGTCGTCGATGTCGATGAACAGCTCGTCGGTTATGTGTTGGTCGTCGGTGGCAAACCAAGTCGAATCCGTCACCGGGCGAACCTCGTGATCGGTTTGCTCGATGCCTATACCGGTCGTGGTCTCGGTGCCGGGTTACTCGAAGCGGTCGATACGTTTGCCGTCGAAGCGGGACTTGTCCGGCTCGAACTGACGGTTCGCAAAGATAACCTGCGGGCAATCGAGTTGTATCATAAGTTCGGCTTCAATATTGAAGGCACGCGGATTGCTTCTTTGATGATTGACGGCGAGTACGTCGACGAACTGGCGATGTCGAAGATTTTTACAACGGAAGAAATCTAA
- a CDS encoding winged helix-turn-helix transcriptional regulator, with amino-acid sequence MPHFEDRQFNCEKELTLSIIGGKWKMLILWHLGKEGTKRFGELKSLMPGITQRMLVNQLRELEDHHIIHREVYPVVPPKVEYSLTPHGHSLMPILDAMYDWGKDYAKNVLEVEFEQQKLSQ; translated from the coding sequence ATGCCACATTTTGAAGACCGGCAGTTTAATTGTGAAAAGGAATTGACCCTATCGATCATCGGGGGCAAATGGAAGATGCTGATTCTTTGGCACCTTGGTAAAGAAGGGACTAAACGTTTCGGAGAGCTGAAAAGTCTGATGCCCGGCATTACGCAACGGATGCTCGTCAATCAGTTACGGGAGCTGGAAGATCACCATATCATCCACCGGGAAGTCTATCCGGTCGTTCCGCCGAAGGTCGAATATTCGTTGACGCCACACGGCCACAGCCTGATGCCGATTTTGGACGCGATGTACGACTGGGGCAAGGATTACGCCAAAAATGTCCTCGAAGTCGAGTTCGAACAACAAAAATTATCCCAATAA
- the hxlA gene encoding 3-hexulose-6-phosphate synthase: MKLQLAIDLVDTAGAIALVKEIGEENLDIVEIGTPVVINEGLRAVKEMKAAFPNLTVLADLKIMDAAGYEVSQAVAHGADIVTILGAAEDMSIQGAVEEAKKSGKKILVDMIAVKDIATRAKELDELGVDYICVHTGYDLQAVGQNSFEDLATIKSVVKNAKTAVAGGIKMETLPEVIAARPDLIIVGGGITGQDDKQGTASTMRRMLQEA; encoded by the coding sequence ATGAAATTACAATTAGCAATCGATTTAGTAGATACAGCAGGTGCCATCGCTTTAGTCAAAGAAATTGGTGAAGAAAACTTAGATATCGTTGAGATCGGGACACCGGTCGTCATCAACGAAGGGCTTCGCGCCGTTAAAGAAATGAAAGCGGCATTCCCGAACTTAACGGTTCTCGCCGACTTAAAAATCATGGATGCTGCCGGCTATGAAGTCAGCCAAGCTGTCGCACACGGTGCTGACATCGTGACGATTCTTGGAGCAGCCGAAGATATGTCGATCCAAGGTGCCGTTGAAGAAGCGAAAAAATCAGGCAAGAAGATTTTGGTTGATATGATCGCTGTCAAAGATATCGCGACACGTGCGAAAGAGCTTGATGAACTTGGTGTTGACTACATCTGTGTCCACACAGGTTATGATCTTCAAGCCGTCGGTCAAAACTCGTTCGAGGATCTCGCAACAATCAAATCGGTTGTTAAAAACGCCAAAACAGCAGTTGCTGGTGGCATCAAGATGGAGACATTACCAGAAGTTATCGCAGCACGTCCAGACCTCATCATCGTCGGTGGCGGGATTACCGGACAAGACGACAAACAAGGAACAGCGTCAACGATGCGTCGGATGCTGCAAGAGGCGTAA